From Polyodon spathula isolate WHYD16114869_AA chromosome 24, ASM1765450v1, whole genome shotgun sequence, one genomic window encodes:
- the pou2f2a gene encoding POU domain, class 2, transcription factor 2, with protein MFVPLPVPFVFQRASSEVAGWRLKPPTTAFRAAAVNDTERNDPDPNHQVQSMKASPFSLSPTLSSTKIKAEDSSEMSHPPPLPPPTPRSPFGSRGPCPRRQLMLLAVSQLTALLPAQQQLLLQQAQAQLLAAAVQQSNAAAAVHAANQQQQQQQNSSEQISNPLPQLTLSQPIQLTAQDVQQLLQLQQLVLVPGHPLQSPAQFLLPQAQQGQQGLLTTPNLIPLPQQNQGGLLSPPPRLSLPTQHVHSHVSKCAESQSSSGGHTEEPSDLEELEQFARTFKQRRIKLGFTQGDVGLAMGKLYGNDFSQTTISRFEALNLSFKNMCKLKPLLEKWLNDAETMSMDTTLPSPNHLSSPPLCGFEGLPGRRRKKRTSIETNVRVALERAFVANQKPTSEEILLMAEQLTMEKEVIRVWFCNRRQKEKRINPASATPPLPSQPATPHKPPCYSPHMISSHGLSQAVSSLSTTVTTMSSGMGSLAQSVISSAPSPVTPPPNSNNSTSISPHSHNPLGLPGINPNTGSTMLGVNAGINQALMANNPLATIQALAATGGQLSLSNLDGSTSLVLSSGAGTAGTQSIVSSPLFLNHGGLPLLGSSPGVGLMAAAVAAKAAAASLPPMSSASSCSSTSSASSSSSESAQSPPIRGMEGVSASEGAGANAE; from the exons atacaGAGAGGAATGATCCAGACCCTAATCATCAG GTGCAGTCTATGAAAGCCAGCCCTTTCTCACTGTCCCCCACACTCTCCAGCACTAAG ATCAAGGCTGAGGACTCCAGCGAAAtgtcccaccccccccccctccccccacccaccccccggAGCCCGTTCGGGTCGAGGGGTCCGTGTCCCAGGCGACAGCTCATGCTG ctcgctgtctctcagtTGACGGCTCTCTTGCCCGCACAGCAGCAGCTCTTATTGCAGCAGGCTCAAGCGCAGCTCCTGGCTGCAGCGGTGCAGCAGTCCAATGCAGCCGCAGCCGTGCATGCAGccaatcagcagcagcagcagcagcaaaacagCAGTGAGCAGATAAGCAACCCTCTGCCCCAACTCACCCTGTCTCAGCCAATCCAGCTCACTGCCCAA gatGTCCAGCAgttgctgcagctccagcagcTGGTCCTGGTCCCAGGGCATCCTTTGCAATCACCTGCACAGTTCCTCCTGCCACAGGCACAGCAAGGACAGCAAG GCCTGCTAACGACACCAAATCTAATTCCGCTACCTCAGCAAAACCAGGGGGGGCTCCTGTCCCCCCCTCCCAGACTCAGCCTCCCCACACAG CACGTTCACAGCCACGTCAGTAAGTGTGCGGAGAGCCAGTCCTCCTCCGGAGGCCACACTGAGGAGCCCAGCGACCTGGAGGAGCTTGAGCAGTTCGCTCGCACCTTCAAGCAGCGACGTATCAAACTGGGCTTCACTCAG GGTGACGTGGGGCTGGCAATGGGCAAGCTGTACGGGAACGACTTCAGCCAGACAACCATCTCTCGCTTCGAAGCGCTGAACCTGAGCTTCAAGAACATGTGCAAACTGAAACCACTGCTAGAGAAGTGGCTCAACGACGCAG agACCATGTCGATGGACACCACTCTCCCGAGTCCCAATCACCTCAGCAGCCCCCCGCTGTGTGGATTCGAGGGGCTGCCCGGTCGGCGCAGGAAGAAGCGCACCAGCATCGAGACCAACGTCCGCGTGGCCTTAGAGAGGGCCTTTGTAGCG aaTCAGAAGCCGACCTCGGAGGAGATCCTGCTGATGGCAGAGCAGCTCACGATGGAGAAGGAGGTGATCCGTGTGTGGTTCTGCAACCGGCGCCAGAAAGAGAAGCGCATCAACCCAGCCAGcgccacccctcccctccccagccagccagccacccCGCACAAACCCCCCTGCTACAGCCCGCACATG ATTTCCAGCCATGGATTGTCCCAGGCTGTCAGCAGCCTCAGCACAACAG TGACTACAATGTCTTCGGGTATGGGCTCTTTAGCTCAGAGTGTGATTAGCTCCGCCCCCTCCCCTGTGACTCCTCCCCCCAACAGCAACAACAGCACAAGCATCAGCCCCCACAGCCACAACCCCCTGGGCCTGCCGGGCATCAACCCCAACACAGG GAGCACAATGTTGGGTGTCAATGCAGGGATAAACCAAGCCCTAATGGCGAACAACCCCTTGGCCACCATACAAG CCCTGGCAGCCACTGGTGGGCAGCTGTCTCTTTCCAACCTTGACGGGAGTACCAGCCTGGTCCTGAGCAGTGGCGCTGGCACAGCTGGCACTCAGAGCATCGTCTCCTCTCCTCTGTTCCTGAACCACGGCGGGCTGCCCCTCCTCGGCTCCAGCCCCGGTGTGGGACTGATGGCCGCAGCTGTGGCCGCCAAAGCCGCAGCTGCATCACTTCCTCCCATGAGCTCTGCCTCTTCCTGCTCCTCCACGTCTTCTGCTTCTTCCTCCAGCAGCGAGTCAGCACAGAGCCCGCCCATTCGTGGAATGGAAGGAGTCTCCGCCTCTGAAGGGGCGGGAGCTAATGCAGAGTGA